The proteins below come from a single Eucalyptus grandis isolate ANBG69807.140 chromosome 3, ASM1654582v1, whole genome shotgun sequence genomic window:
- the LOC104435653 gene encoding probable inactive receptor kinase At5g10020 encodes MAVVKFSCFLHPLLSLHLLSKLRTLEANGISSSTTNCPVKERQALLRFKAGLKDPSNQLSSWTGQDCCEWDGVSCDNCTGRVVKLDLRSPNICDMDDDAKSVLEGYKPMCLSGQETRELEVGLSGCMNSSLEELDLSANNFNGSVPANIDRHTSALKYLDVSNNSLTGNLPCSASGIKNLVYIDLSNNALSGDIYAGWDCYAKTEDLGSFREIVLW; translated from the exons ATGGCCGTTGTGAAATTTTCCTGTTTCCTTCAtccgcttctctctcttcacttgctttctaAGCTTCGTACTCTTGAAGCCAATGGAATAAGCTCCAGCACCACCAATTGCCCTGTCAAGGAAAGACAAGCCCTGTTGAGATTCAAAGCTGGTCTCAAAGACCCTTCAAACCAGCTCTCTTCCTGGACCGGCCAAGATTGCTGTGAATGGGATGGCGTTAGCTGCGACAACTGCACAGGCCGTGTCGTGAAGCTGGATCTCAGAAGCCCTAACATATGTGACATGGATGATGATGCTAAATCTGTACTAGAAGGTTACAAGCCAATGTGTCTGAGCGGCCAA GAAACACGCGAGCTTGAAGTGGGCTTGTCCGGATGCATGAACAGCAGCTTAGAGGAGCTAGATTTGAGTGCCAACAATTTCAACG GATCTGTCCCCGCAAATATCGACCGCCACACGTCAGCCTTGAAGTACCTAGATGTGTCGAACAACTCACTCACTGGGAACCTACCTTGTTCAGCAAGCGGGATAAAGAATCTAGTTTATATTGATTTATCGAACAATGCTCTCTCTGGAGATATTTATGCTGGGTGGGACTGTTATGCCAAAACTGAAGATCTTGGATCTTTCAGAGAAATTGTTCTCTGGTAG